The following coding sequences are from one Candidatus Korarchaeota archaeon NZ13-K window:
- a CDS encoding CoB--CoM heterodisulfide reductase iron-sulfur subunit A family protein, producing MGGRSMKPVAVVGGGIAGIQAALDLANQGIKVYLIERTPSIGGRMAQLDKTFPTLDCSMCILTPRMVEVARNKNIELLTYCDLLDVKGEAGNFTLRIRKKPRYVDIDKCTGCMVCFKYCPSKVPDEYNEGMSERKAIYIPFPQSVPLKATIDAEHCLFFQKGICKNCEKFCPAKAIDYNQKPEDIELNVAAVIFATGYDLIMDADFLREQYGYGVYPNVYTNLEYERIVSATGPTGGEILRRSDKKHPRKIAFIQCVCSRDARINPNCSAVCCMASVKEAILTKEHMHDVDVTVFYMDLRAFGKGYQEFYDRAREEFGVRFIRSKPAKILEDPNTKNLIVYYEDTQKSKFVKEEFDMVVLAVGVKPRLPDSFVPTAEDSFAQLKDPIMEPVSSPLPGIFVIGMLSGPKDIPDSVVQASAAAMKASLLAISQ from the coding sequence TTGGGAGGGAGGAGTATGAAGCCTGTTGCCGTTGTTGGTGGCGGTATTGCCGGTATTCAAGCGGCCTTGGATCTCGCGAACCAAGGTATTAAGGTTTACCTCATAGAGAGGACACCCTCAATCGGCGGTAGAATGGCTCAACTCGATAAGACCTTCCCCACATTGGACTGCAGCATGTGCATACTGACACCTAGGATGGTAGAGGTTGCTAGAAACAAGAATATAGAGCTTCTAACCTATTGCGACCTTCTAGATGTAAAGGGGGAGGCTGGGAACTTCACATTAAGAATTAGGAAGAAACCAAGATACGTTGACATCGATAAGTGTACTGGCTGTATGGTTTGCTTCAAATATTGCCCATCCAAAGTCCCGGATGAATATAACGAGGGGATGAGCGAGAGAAAGGCCATCTACATTCCATTTCCTCAGTCAGTTCCTTTAAAGGCTACAATAGATGCAGAACACTGCCTTTTCTTCCAGAAAGGAATTTGTAAAAATTGCGAGAAGTTCTGCCCAGCTAAAGCTATAGATTATAACCAAAAACCGGAAGATATCGAACTTAATGTTGCGGCGGTGATATTTGCGACCGGATATGATTTAATAATGGATGCTGACTTCCTGAGGGAACAATACGGCTATGGAGTCTACCCAAACGTTTACACGAATTTAGAGTACGAGAGGATAGTTTCAGCCACTGGACCAACGGGTGGCGAGATCTTAAGGAGATCTGACAAGAAGCATCCGAGGAAGATAGCTTTCATCCAGTGCGTGTGTTCAAGGGACGCTAGGATCAATCCCAACTGTTCTGCGGTCTGTTGCATGGCTTCAGTGAAGGAAGCCATACTGACGAAGGAACACATGCATGACGTTGATGTGACCGTCTTTTACATGGACCTCAGGGCCTTTGGAAAGGGATACCAGGAGTTCTATGACAGAGCGAGAGAAGAATTTGGCGTGAGGTTCATTAGGAGTAAACCAGCCAAGATCTTGGAAGATCCAAATACTAAGAATCTAATAGTATATTACGAAGACACCCAAAAGAGCAAATTCGTTAAGGAGGAGTTCGATATGGTAGTTTTGGCGGTGGGAGTTAAGCCCAGGTTGCCCGACTCCTTCGTACCAACCGCTGAAGACTCCTTCGCTCAGCTTAAGGATCCCATTATGGAGCCAGTAAGCTCACCCTTACCGGGGATATTCGTGATCGGGATGTTAAGCGGTCCTAAGGATATACCTGACTCCGTAGTTCAAGCCAGCGCTGCTGCAATGAAGGCATCCCTTTTAGCGATTAGTCAATAA
- a CDS encoding 4Fe-4S dicluster domain-containing protein, producing MAPLTMERPLVVTEDLSKEFLRLGGDGIKKCYQCGTCTAICPNSEIQTVRVRKLIKKIQLGMRHSVLGDPTPWTCYFCGDCNATCPKEATPGYIMDSARKYQVIHYSPFKIGKIFYERFSASIVSVVMILVGILGIFLWSDGLSRLDLTRVDINTLISSEVIHEIGLWLLAYVILVSLINILTMYRYARATMGYGKSARLSAWIRELIDVVLKEGLFQLRLRCQKGLNNRYLAHLSIFWGFVLTFAATGVHFMWLTLYPGAPEPFIVTNTARILGIAGGLLLMYGSIYYIIHRSRKDAVYAERTYLPDWWLLSLIFVIGLSGFLITTAIYANIPMMAYTSYGVHLVAVFILIVSAPFSKLAHLIYRPLALWFAKVWEGGV from the coding sequence ATGGCCCCGCTCACTATGGAAAGACCACTTGTAGTGACGGAGGATCTTTCCAAGGAATTCCTGAGACTTGGGGGAGATGGGATAAAGAAATGCTACCAGTGCGGGACATGCACAGCGATATGCCCTAACTCCGAGATCCAGACTGTGAGAGTAAGAAAGTTGATAAAGAAGATCCAGCTTGGGATGAGGCACAGTGTGCTGGGAGATCCTACACCTTGGACTTGCTACTTCTGCGGTGATTGTAACGCGACATGTCCTAAAGAGGCTACGCCTGGATATATAATGGACTCCGCTAGGAAATACCAAGTGATTCACTACAGCCCCTTCAAAATAGGGAAAATATTTTATGAAAGGTTCTCCGCATCAATAGTTTCTGTGGTAATGATTCTAGTGGGAATCCTCGGGATCTTCCTATGGTCCGATGGTCTGAGCAGGCTAGATCTCACTAGAGTGGACATAAATACACTAATCAGTTCGGAAGTGATTCATGAGATAGGGTTATGGCTCCTAGCCTACGTGATTTTGGTGAGCTTAATTAACATCCTTACCATGTATAGGTATGCAAGAGCAACAATGGGGTACGGAAAGAGCGCTAGGCTGTCTGCTTGGATCAGGGAGTTGATAGACGTCGTCCTCAAAGAGGGATTATTCCAGTTGAGACTTAGATGCCAAAAGGGTTTGAATAACAGATATTTAGCTCATCTATCGATATTCTGGGGATTTGTTTTGACATTTGCGGCCACTGGTGTCCACTTCATGTGGTTAACACTCTACCCGGGAGCTCCCGAGCCCTTCATTGTCACAAATACTGCTAGAATTCTAGGGATTGCCGGGGGGTTACTGCTCATGTATGGTAGCATATATTACATAATTCACAGGAGCAGGAAGGATGCCGTTTACGCTGAGCGGACTTACCTGCCTGATTGGTGGCTTCTCTCACTGATCTTTGTGATAGGATTATCGGGCTTCCTAATAACGACAGCGATATATGCAAACATTCCTATGATGGCCTACACATCCTATGGAGTTCACCTAGTGGCCGTTTTCATCTTAATAGTCTCAGCACCATTCTCCAAGCTGGCTCATCTCATCTATAGGCCACTCGCCCTCTGGTTTGCGAAAGTTTGGGAGGGAGGAGTATGA
- the hypF gene encoding carbamoyltransferase HypF, whose product MRAPFEERITALVVKISGIVQGVGFRPFIHRLATRYSLSGYVKNLGGSEVEIRIEGSLGSISSFLKSLLDERPPPARIEEMVIRADEPNGTSGFSILKSDARSELYSMIPPDFSICEHCLREVYDPSDRHYRYAFNSCAWCGPRFSMMRGLPYDRENTSMSEFPLCRSCEAEYGDPGNLRRFHAQGISCPECGPSLWLEDNKGNRLSVEDPIGRAARLIDEGKIVAIKGIGGYHIACLATDDLIVRRLRERKKRPHKPFALMALDLETVERHAVLDGPSKDLLTSPERPIVLLPKRDGSGISELVAPGLHLIGIMLPYTALHHMLLRETADGVLIMTSGNEHNRPMCTDVESARRSLSGVVDYFLHHDREIVNRVDDSVLRFTGRRVTMLRRSRGYAPMWIKLPARLKRPVIAFGAELQNAGAVAFDDKVVLTQFIGDTDEMENLEFLDRMLRFFMNAYSIDPSRAALVVDKHRAYSSRRLAEIWAERHGASLIEVQHHHAHVLSVMAEERLGLETRAIGVAVDGLGYGEDGTLWGGEVLLSKFSGFERIGHLRPQPMPGGDRASRYPVRMLIGILSTFMSDEEILEVLRKNDLLKGLPMGEEEARVSLIQARSRGVPLISSTGRFMDAVSSLLGICFERTYEGEPAMRLEAAASRGRLVDVDPPRVVGGVVDTSEFLERLMSVEARREDLAFTSIYLLGYSLGRLASMGLKSSDLNSVLVSGGAAVNSILISGIEDALREVGAQVRLNSSVPPGDGGIALGQVAFVLGRDSDVD is encoded by the coding sequence ATGAGGGCGCCGTTTGAGGAGAGAATTACAGCTCTGGTAGTCAAAATATCCGGCATAGTTCAGGGAGTTGGCTTCAGGCCCTTCATCCATAGACTGGCCACCAGATACAGCTTATCGGGATATGTCAAGAACTTGGGAGGGAGCGAGGTAGAGATAAGGATCGAGGGGAGTTTGGGATCTATTTCATCGTTCTTAAAATCCCTGTTGGATGAGAGACCACCTCCGGCTAGGATAGAGGAGATGGTAATAAGGGCTGATGAGCCAAACGGGACCTCCGGTTTCTCGATACTCAAGAGCGATGCTAGGTCGGAGCTCTACTCCATGATACCGCCGGACTTCAGCATATGCGAGCACTGCCTCAGGGAGGTTTACGACCCCTCGGACAGGCACTACAGGTATGCTTTCAACAGCTGCGCCTGGTGCGGCCCCAGGTTCTCGATGATGAGGGGGCTTCCCTACGATAGGGAGAACACCTCGATGTCGGAGTTCCCCCTCTGCAGGAGTTGCGAAGCTGAGTACGGAGATCCCGGAAATTTAAGGAGGTTCCACGCTCAGGGAATCTCCTGCCCCGAGTGCGGCCCCTCCCTCTGGCTCGAGGATAACAAGGGGAATAGGTTGAGCGTCGAGGATCCCATAGGGAGGGCGGCTAGACTCATAGATGAGGGTAAGATAGTTGCGATAAAGGGGATAGGAGGTTATCACATCGCCTGCCTGGCAACGGACGATCTGATCGTCAGGAGGCTCAGGGAAAGGAAGAAGAGGCCTCACAAGCCCTTCGCCCTCATGGCTCTCGACCTTGAGACCGTTGAGAGGCATGCTGTTCTTGATGGGCCATCAAAGGATCTCCTGACGAGCCCGGAGAGACCAATAGTCCTCCTGCCTAAGAGGGACGGTTCGGGAATCTCTGAGCTGGTGGCGCCGGGTCTGCACCTGATAGGGATCATGCTCCCCTACACAGCTCTTCATCACATGCTGCTGAGGGAGACGGCCGATGGGGTGCTCATAATGACGAGCGGCAACGAGCACAACAGGCCCATGTGCACCGATGTAGAGAGCGCTAGGAGATCGCTGTCCGGTGTGGTGGACTACTTCCTGCATCACGATCGTGAGATAGTCAACAGGGTGGACGACAGCGTGCTCAGGTTCACCGGCAGGAGGGTTACAATGCTGAGGAGGTCAAGGGGCTATGCCCCAATGTGGATAAAGCTGCCGGCCCGCCTGAAGAGACCCGTAATAGCATTCGGCGCCGAGCTGCAGAACGCGGGGGCCGTGGCCTTCGATGACAAGGTTGTCCTGACTCAATTCATAGGGGACACCGATGAGATGGAGAACCTGGAGTTCCTTGACAGGATGCTGAGGTTCTTCATGAACGCTTACTCCATAGATCCATCGAGGGCCGCGCTCGTGGTGGACAAGCATAGAGCGTATTCATCCAGGAGGCTGGCCGAGATCTGGGCTGAGAGACACGGCGCCAGCCTGATAGAGGTTCAGCACCACCATGCGCACGTGCTCTCTGTCATGGCTGAGGAGAGGCTGGGCCTCGAAACTAGGGCCATTGGTGTGGCGGTGGATGGTCTGGGGTATGGGGAGGATGGGACTCTCTGGGGAGGGGAGGTTCTCCTCTCCAAGTTCTCCGGCTTCGAGAGGATCGGCCACCTGAGGCCCCAGCCCATGCCCGGGGGTGACAGGGCATCTAGGTACCCCGTCAGGATGCTCATAGGGATCCTGAGCACCTTCATGAGCGATGAGGAGATTCTGGAGGTGCTGAGGAAGAATGATCTCCTCAAAGGACTTCCTATGGGGGAGGAGGAGGCAAGGGTATCTTTGATTCAGGCTAGGAGCAGGGGGGTGCCTCTAATATCCAGCACCGGCAGGTTCATGGACGCGGTGAGCTCTCTGCTGGGCATCTGCTTCGAGAGGACCTATGAGGGGGAGCCAGCCATGAGGCTCGAGGCCGCGGCCTCAAGGGGGAGGCTGGTGGATGTGGATCCCCCCAGGGTGGTTGGTGGCGTCGTAGACACAAGCGAGTTCCTGGAGAGGCTGATGAGCGTTGAAGCGAGGAGGGAGGACCTGGCTTTCACCTCGATATACCTGCTAGGGTACTCCCTTGGAAGGTTGGCCTCGATGGGTCTGAAGAGTAGCGATTTGAACTCTGTTCTGGTTTCAGGAGGCGCAGCCGTCAACTCTATCCTGATCTCTGGCATTGAGGATGCCCTCAGGGAGGTGGGCGCTCAGGTGAGGCTGAACTCCTCCGTGCCACCGGGGGACGGCGGTATAGCGCTGGGACAGGTGGCCTTCGTCTTGGGGAGGGATAGCGATGTTGACTGA
- a CDS encoding hydrogenase formation protein HypD — MAMLTELRDKEISLKIARKIKEISKNLGNVKIMNFCGTHEWVITHYGLRYLMPESVELIAGPGCPVCITPARYVDAVVKLAMEGVRVMTFGDSYRLMGSRKSGLPRSLEEARERGANVEIVYSMLDAIRMAKDGKESAFFAVGFETTAPAVLAPLRSGEVPSNLSLVVAHRLTPPIMRYVLERFPGSPIKGVIAPGHVSTVVGSSAWEFVATEYRIPVVVSGFEPVDVLLSILEIVRQIARGEARLFNEYSRAVSKEGNRRAIEVMRSTTEVVDADWRGIGIVPDSGLVLKDEFSEFDALRRYDVGESSLNFDDSLPGCRCAEITLGMIRPTECPLFMRACTPERPYGPCMVSSEGTCLIWAKYRGSEFLRGLAEDLSV, encoded by the coding sequence ATAGCGATGTTGACTGAATTGAGGGATAAGGAAATATCATTAAAAATCGCTAGAAAGATAAAAGAAATAAGCAAAAATCTGGGAAATGTGAAAATAATGAACTTCTGCGGGACTCACGAGTGGGTGATAACGCACTACGGGCTGAGGTACCTCATGCCCGAGAGCGTGGAGCTGATAGCTGGCCCCGGATGCCCCGTCTGCATAACTCCCGCTCGCTACGTCGACGCCGTGGTGAAGCTGGCGATGGAAGGGGTGAGAGTGATGACGTTCGGGGACAGCTACAGGCTGATGGGCTCCAGGAAGAGCGGGCTCCCCAGGAGCCTAGAGGAGGCCAGGGAGAGGGGAGCGAATGTTGAGATAGTTTACAGCATGCTTGATGCGATAAGGATGGCCAAGGATGGCAAGGAATCCGCTTTCTTCGCGGTAGGCTTCGAGACAACGGCACCCGCCGTCCTAGCTCCCCTGCGCTCGGGTGAGGTCCCCAGCAACCTTAGCCTCGTGGTGGCCCACAGGCTCACGCCTCCCATAATGAGGTACGTCTTGGAAAGGTTCCCCGGTTCCCCCATAAAGGGAGTCATAGCCCCGGGTCACGTCTCCACGGTGGTGGGCTCCTCGGCCTGGGAGTTCGTCGCCACCGAGTATCGCATACCCGTGGTCGTATCCGGTTTCGAGCCAGTGGACGTGCTCCTCTCCATCCTTGAGATAGTGAGGCAGATAGCCAGGGGTGAGGCCAGGCTCTTCAACGAGTACTCGAGGGCCGTCAGCAAGGAAGGGAACAGAAGAGCCATTGAGGTGATGAGATCAACAACCGAAGTGGTGGATGCTGATTGGAGGGGAATAGGGATCGTTCCGGACAGCGGGCTGGTCCTAAAGGATGAGTTCTCTGAATTCGACGCCCTAAGGAGGTATGATGTGGGAGAAAGTTCCTTAAACTTCGATGACTCCCTCCCGGGTTGCAGGTGCGCCGAGATCACCTTGGGAATGATCAGACCCACGGAGTGCCCACTCTTCATGAGGGCCTGCACTCCGGAGAGACCCTACGGCCCTTGCATGGTCTCCAGCGAGGGAACCTGTCTGATATGGGCCAAGTATAGGGGTAGCGAGTTCCTAAGAGGACTGGCCGAGGATCTTTCCGTCTGA
- a CDS encoding ABC transporter ATP-binding protein, protein MPSMRLCAHGVSYAYPDGTLAIEGVSLCVSSGKVICVLGPNGSGKSTLLLLMAGLIRPSSGRITLDGVEIDSLEYRKICGILFQDPSDQLIAPTVEEDVALGPEQLRLGKEEVRERVRSSLERLGLLGLERKSPFRLSGGEAAKVALAGLMALDPEVYLLDEPSSSLDLRGVEVLKEVLRELKGRGKIVVIATQDSDFASEVADEVYIMNKGRLIAGGDLRILSELPLEEIGIKPPTALRICRMLFPLIKDPLVDLDSLIEVLRRTLSSQRD, encoded by the coding sequence GTGCCCTCAATGAGGCTCTGCGCGCACGGGGTGAGCTACGCCTACCCTGATGGCACGCTGGCAATCGAGGGGGTGAGCCTCTGCGTCTCCTCCGGTAAGGTTATATGCGTGCTCGGCCCCAACGGATCCGGAAAGAGCACACTTCTCCTCCTCATGGCTGGGCTGATCAGACCATCCTCGGGTCGCATCACGCTGGACGGTGTTGAGATAGATTCGCTGGAGTACAGAAAGATTTGCGGGATCCTCTTTCAGGATCCGTCAGATCAGCTCATAGCCCCGACCGTCGAGGAGGATGTGGCGCTGGGACCGGAGCAGCTCAGGCTGGGTAAGGAGGAGGTCAGGGAGAGGGTCAGGTCATCCCTGGAGAGGCTGGGACTCCTGGGGCTTGAGAGAAAATCCCCATTCAGGCTGAGCGGTGGAGAGGCAGCTAAGGTCGCTCTAGCAGGTTTGATGGCCCTGGATCCCGAGGTCTACCTGCTCGATGAGCCCAGCTCCTCACTCGACCTCAGGGGGGTCGAGGTGCTCAAGGAGGTGCTGAGGGAGCTCAAGGGTAGGGGGAAGATCGTGGTGATAGCAACGCAGGACTCAGACTTCGCCTCCGAGGTCGCGGACGAGGTGTACATCATGAACAAAGGAAGGCTTATTGCCGGGGGAGACTTGAGGATCCTGAGCGAGCTGCCGCTGGAGGAGATCGGCATAAAGCCACCCACGGCCCTCAGAATATGCAGGATGCTGTTTCCTCTCATCAAAGATCCTTTGGTGGACCTGGATTCGCTCATAGAGGTCTTAAGGAGAACCCTCTCAAGCCAAAGGGACTAG
- a CDS encoding nickel-responsive transcriptional regulator NikR, translating into MRGVSRTAISVPRDLMNQLSDLLSRTGVRSRSKAISEAISLYIAERYWILSDVDKEVTGAILLVYDHHRGRDVVEVQHKYLDLIRSTSHVHVDEERCLEVVIILGSLSRVRQLFMELQGLGVVEIIKPFLVPLA; encoded by the coding sequence ATGAGGGGCGTCTCCAGAACGGCCATATCCGTGCCCAGGGATCTGATGAATCAGCTGAGCGATCTACTCTCCCGTACTGGTGTGAGGAGCAGATCGAAGGCAATATCAGAGGCTATATCTCTCTACATAGCTGAGAGATACTGGATCCTCTCCGACGTTGACAAGGAAGTTACCGGAGCGATATTGCTCGTTTACGACCACCATAGGGGGAGGGATGTAGTCGAGGTCCAGCATAAGTACCTCGATCTGATAAGATCCACTTCTCACGTTCACGTGGATGAGGAGAGGTGCCTCGAGGTCGTTATAATTCTGGGATCACTCTCCAGGGTCAGGCAGCTCTTCATGGAGCTTCAGGGGCTGGGAGTTGTGGAGATCATAAAGCCCTTCCTAGTCCCTTTGGCTTGA
- a CDS encoding CBS domain-containing protein encodes MPLLRRKRELPLRVEDVMTSPAVTVKMDTPVEEAAKVMDEKRISSILVVDEGGKLVGIFTDRDLRFAAANGKIGKGIPIHMLMTENPITISPSDPITEALRKMRDADVKHLPVVDKENRPVGIVAVRDVLDAVMMLMQLITGQV; translated from the coding sequence ATGCCCCTGCTGAGGAGGAAGCGTGAGCTGCCCCTGAGGGTGGAGGATGTCATGACATCTCCCGCCGTGACGGTGAAGATGGACACTCCGGTTGAGGAGGCCGCTAAGGTGATGGATGAGAAGAGGATAAGCAGCATATTGGTGGTGGATGAGGGTGGAAAGCTGGTAGGTATCTTCACGGACAGGGATCTCAGGTTCGCCGCCGCCAACGGTAAGATAGGGAAGGGGATCCCGATACACATGCTGATGACCGAGAATCCCATAACTATATCCCCGAGCGACCCGATAACAGAGGCCCTCAGGAAGATGAGGGATGCGGACGTGAAGCATCTGCCAGTTGTAGATAAGGAGAACAGGCCGGTCGGCATCGTGGCCGTCAGGGATGTGCTGGATGCCGTGATGATGCTTATGCAGCTCATAACGGGCCAAGTCTGA
- the yjjX gene encoding inosine/xanthosine triphosphatase, producing the protein MDLMRLMVAVGSTNPVKVEAVRRAFSKFWEVEVRGVEVESGVPAEPFGAAAVEGARNRARKALSILNADFGVGIEGGIFHLHGRYYCAGFVWVERRDGVYGTGTSGWFECPSRFIPELLTGTELGDLMAKLSGRASIKREEGAIGFFTRGVVNRVDLYTHGVLMALAKFSAAERWPG; encoded by the coding sequence ATGGACCTAATGAGGCTGATGGTTGCGGTGGGTTCGACCAACCCGGTCAAGGTGGAGGCGGTGAGGAGGGCATTCTCCAAGTTCTGGGAGGTCGAGGTCAGGGGAGTCGAGGTGGAGAGCGGAGTGCCCGCGGAGCCCTTCGGCGCCGCAGCTGTAGAGGGAGCTAGGAACAGGGCTAGGAAGGCCTTGAGCATCCTAAATGCCGACTTCGGCGTCGGCATAGAGGGAGGGATCTTTCACCTCCACGGCAGGTATTACTGCGCTGGTTTCGTTTGGGTTGAGAGGAGGGATGGAGTCTACGGCACTGGGACCAGCGGCTGGTTCGAATGCCCCAGCAGGTTCATTCCTGAGCTCTTAACAGGGACCGAGCTGGGTGACCTCATGGCCAAGCTCAGCGGAAGGGCCAGCATAAAGAGGGAGGAGGGGGCCATAGGGTTCTTCACCAGGGGGGTCGTAAACAGGGTCGACCTGTACACTCACGGCGTCCTAATGGCTTTGGCCAAGTTCTCAGCTGCGGAGAGGTGGCCGGGGTGA
- a CDS encoding 3-dehydroquinate synthase — MQPGKELMVLADSSPDSVIERAAKMGIRVATIERASDDRLKSLVDPSMIVRVSEWPSRGDLTLFRVRGPEDIDTLRRELHDSDVLIDGESWKIIPLENIIASMGGERIYAIANSLEEARSLLGVLEVGVKGVIVPIRDSSQLEALIRLSEETSPLSLRPARVTEVKQVGMGDRVCVDTTSILSKGEGMLVGGSASFLFLIHSENIESPFTAPREFRVNAGAVSNYTLAPGGRTLYLSEVRSGSEILAVSREGRRRAVSVGRAKIERRPLALVRATSDGEEGWVVLQLAETIPLVSPDGSTISVTELKPGDSVLVYIAPKKARHFGMAVDEFIEER, encoded by the coding sequence ATGCAGCCGGGAAAGGAGCTCATGGTGCTGGCTGACTCCTCACCGGATTCCGTCATAGAGAGAGCAGCGAAGATGGGGATAAGGGTAGCAACAATCGAAAGAGCGTCCGATGACAGGCTAAAGAGCCTCGTCGATCCTTCAATGATAGTTCGCGTGAGCGAGTGGCCGTCCAGAGGGGACCTGACCCTGTTCAGGGTGAGGGGACCTGAGGACATAGACACCTTGAGGAGGGAGCTTCACGATTCCGATGTCCTGATAGACGGTGAGAGCTGGAAGATAATCCCCCTTGAGAACATAATAGCCAGTATGGGAGGTGAGAGGATCTATGCTATTGCGAATAGCCTGGAGGAGGCTAGGTCACTCCTAGGAGTCCTTGAGGTAGGGGTGAAAGGGGTTATCGTCCCGATCAGGGATTCATCTCAATTGGAAGCCCTCATCAGACTATCGGAAGAGACCAGTCCCCTCTCTCTGAGGCCGGCCAGGGTGACCGAGGTCAAGCAGGTTGGGATGGGCGACAGGGTTTGCGTAGACACCACATCGATACTCTCTAAGGGGGAGGGAATGCTCGTGGGAGGCTCGGCATCCTTCCTCTTCCTGATACACAGTGAGAACATAGAATCCCCCTTCACCGCACCAAGGGAGTTCAGGGTCAATGCCGGGGCCGTCTCGAACTACACCTTAGCCCCGGGTGGGAGGACTCTCTACCTCTCCGAGGTGAGATCCGGTAGCGAGATTCTGGCGGTCTCGAGGGAGGGAAGGAGGAGGGCAGTCAGCGTTGGCAGGGCTAAGATCGAGAGGAGACCCCTGGCCCTCGTGAGGGCGACCAGCGATGGTGAGGAGGGATGGGTCGTGCTTCAATTGGCTGAGACAATACCGCTGGTGAGCCCGGATGGTTCCACGATATCGGTCACGGAGCTCAAGCCCGGGGACAGCGTGCTGGTTTACATCGCCCCTAAAAAAGCCAGGCACTTCGGAATGGCGGTGGATGAGTTCATAGAGGAGAGGTAG